The Pyxidicoccus trucidator genome includes a region encoding these proteins:
- a CDS encoding sigma 54-interacting transcriptional regulator has protein sequence MDFEKHLNLHTIIMLRDVIRKWWQVELSYADRHGVVHDWQRGDIVPPPNDFCRMSLFSKEGLRRCGQSVRVLHEKFRASKKLRRALFHDCHLNFTLVGAPLYINNEYEGFLFVEGFARQPLSARDAEVLKAKMLQFAPPNSDLDRAGDRVPVLDGAELSKLSDLLEFAVTEIANYEVELSRKDETLHSLTSEMSDRYRFEKIIGRSGPMMEVFRLMEKVANSDSTVLINGESGTGKELVARAIHHNGPRKDQPFVVQNCSAFNDNLLESALFGHTRGSFTGALRDKKGLFEVADGGTFFLDEVGDMSPALQVKLLRVLQEGTFLPVGGTQLKEVNVRVIAATHKDLSDLVKRGEFREDLFYRINVIRLQLPPLRERRDDMPVLIDHFLRKHHRDGQRARGLAAEALAILGAYAWPGNIRELENEIERLLVLGGDLETIPAELISSRIRDAVVPGGGPFIPPRAHGKLHEAVEALEREMIQQGLLRTRYNKSRLARELGISRSNLILKISRYGLDKGMPDDEAEVGEA, from the coding sequence ATGGACTTCGAGAAGCACCTGAACCTGCACACCATCATCATGCTGAGAGATGTCATCCGCAAGTGGTGGCAGGTGGAGCTCTCGTACGCGGACAGGCATGGGGTGGTGCACGACTGGCAGCGCGGCGACATCGTCCCGCCGCCGAACGACTTCTGCCGCATGTCGCTCTTCTCCAAGGAGGGGCTGCGGCGCTGCGGGCAGTCGGTGCGGGTACTGCACGAGAAATTCAGGGCCAGCAAGAAGCTGCGCCGGGCGCTCTTCCACGATTGCCACCTCAACTTCACTCTCGTCGGGGCCCCTCTTTATATCAACAACGAGTACGAGGGCTTCCTCTTCGTCGAGGGCTTCGCCCGCCAGCCGCTCAGCGCGCGTGACGCGGAGGTGCTCAAGGCGAAGATGCTCCAGTTCGCCCCGCCCAACTCGGACCTGGACCGCGCCGGGGACCGGGTGCCCGTGCTGGACGGCGCCGAGCTGAGCAAGCTGTCCGACCTGCTCGAGTTCGCGGTGACGGAGATCGCCAACTACGAGGTGGAGCTGTCCCGCAAGGACGAGACGCTCCACTCGCTCACCTCGGAGATGAGCGACCGCTACCGCTTCGAGAAGATCATCGGGCGGTCCGGGCCGATGATGGAGGTGTTCCGGCTGATGGAGAAGGTGGCCAACTCCGACTCCACCGTCCTCATCAACGGCGAGTCCGGCACCGGCAAGGAGCTGGTGGCCCGCGCCATCCACCACAACGGGCCTCGCAAGGACCAGCCCTTCGTGGTGCAGAACTGCTCGGCCTTCAACGACAACCTCCTGGAGAGCGCCCTCTTCGGCCACACGCGCGGCTCGTTCACCGGCGCGCTGCGCGACAAGAAGGGCCTGTTCGAGGTGGCCGACGGCGGCACCTTCTTCCTGGACGAGGTGGGCGACATGTCCCCCGCGCTCCAGGTCAAGCTGCTGCGCGTGCTGCAGGAGGGCACCTTCCTGCCCGTGGGCGGCACCCAGCTCAAGGAGGTCAACGTCCGCGTCATCGCCGCCACGCACAAGGACCTGAGCGACCTGGTGAAGCGGGGCGAGTTCCGCGAGGACCTCTTCTACCGCATCAACGTCATCCGCCTGCAGCTGCCGCCCCTGCGCGAGCGCCGCGACGACATGCCCGTCCTCATCGACCACTTCCTGCGCAAGCACCACCGCGACGGGCAGCGAGCGCGGGGGCTGGCCGCGGAGGCCCTGGCCATCCTCGGGGCCTACGCGTGGCCGGGCAACATCCGCGAGCTGGAGAACGAGATTGAGCGGCTCCTGGTGCTGGGCGGAGACCTGGAGACCATCCCCGCCGAGCTCATCTCCAGCCGCATCCGCGACGCCGTCGTCCCCGGGGGCGGCCCCTTCATCCCCCCGCGCGCGCACGGCAAGCTGCACGAGGCGGTGGAGGCGCTGGAGCGGGAGATGATTCAGCAGGGCCTGCTGCGCACCCGCTACAACAAGAGCCGGCTGGCGCGAGAGCTGGGCATCAGCCGCTCCAACCTCATCCTGAAGATTTCCCGCTACGGGCTGGACAAGGGCATGCCCGACGACGAGGCCGAGGTGGGTGAGGCATGA
- a CDS encoding cation diffusion facilitator family transporter, translated as MTTSTHTRSGSGHGHEHDHGEGHDHHHHHHGHGHGHGHGPRKGSLAEERRKDQRRLIFALVLTATIALAEAVGGWLTNSLALMSDAGHMLTDVSALALSLVALWFAGKPADVKKTYGYYRMEILSALLNGIMLLGITGFILAEAWERFRAPSPVDLGPMAVVATVGLLANLGALGFLHRTHSMNVRGAFLHVLGDTLSSVGVLIGAGIMALTGWFVVDPIISVVISVVIVVGAVRLVRDAVDVLMEAVPAHVDMAQIKELMLRVKGVTAVHDLHVWTISSGVYALSAHLVVLDPMVCNNDEILSAVKHDLYDRFGIDHTTIQIESETYAHLGEVH; from the coding sequence GTGACTACCTCCACTCACACTCGCAGTGGATCCGGGCATGGCCACGAGCACGACCACGGCGAGGGGCATGACCACCACCATCACCACCATGGGCATGGACACGGCCATGGGCACGGCCCCCGGAAGGGGAGCCTGGCGGAGGAGCGGCGGAAGGATCAGCGCCGGCTCATCTTCGCGCTCGTCCTGACGGCGACCATCGCCCTGGCGGAGGCGGTGGGGGGCTGGCTGACCAACTCGCTGGCCCTCATGTCCGACGCGGGCCACATGCTGACGGACGTGTCCGCCCTGGCGCTCAGTCTGGTGGCCCTCTGGTTCGCGGGCAAGCCGGCGGACGTGAAGAAGACGTACGGCTACTACCGGATGGAGATCCTCAGCGCGCTGCTCAACGGCATCATGCTGCTGGGCATCACCGGCTTCATCCTGGCGGAGGCCTGGGAGCGCTTCCGCGCGCCGTCGCCAGTGGACCTGGGGCCCATGGCGGTGGTCGCCACGGTGGGCCTGCTGGCCAACCTGGGAGCGCTGGGCTTCCTGCACCGCACCCACTCCATGAATGTGCGGGGCGCGTTCCTGCACGTGCTGGGGGACACGCTGTCGTCGGTGGGCGTGCTGATTGGCGCCGGCATCATGGCGCTCACCGGCTGGTTCGTGGTGGACCCCATCATCTCGGTGGTCATCTCCGTGGTCATCGTGGTGGGCGCGGTGCGCCTGGTGCGCGACGCGGTGGACGTGCTGATGGAGGCGGTGCCCGCGCACGTGGACATGGCTCAAATCAAGGAGCTGATGTTGCGCGTGAAGGGCGTCACCGCCGTCCACGACTTGCACGTGTGGACCATCTCCAGCGGCGTCTACGCGCTGTCGGCGCACCTGGTGGTGCTGGACCCCATGGTCTGCAACAACGACGAGATTCTCTCGGCGGTGAAGCACGACCTGTACGACAGGTTCGGCATCGACCACACCACCATCCAGATCGAGAGCGAGACCTACGCCCACCTGGGCGAGGTGCACTGA
- the coaD gene encoding pantetheine-phosphate adenylyltransferase — MPVAIYPGSFDPLTNGHLSLIQRSLKMFDRLIVAIAVNPKKTPLFTEDERRQLIREACDNDPRVEVDAFHGLLVDYVKRRNVGVVIRGLRAVSDFEYEFQLANMNRKLAPDIETVFMMTGEDYFYISSQLVREVASFGGDVTGLVPANVNEKLKAKFGGRT; from the coding sequence ATGCCGGTCGCCATCTATCCTGGTTCCTTCGATCCGCTCACCAACGGGCACCTGAGCCTCATCCAGCGCAGCCTGAAGATGTTCGATCGGCTCATCGTGGCCATCGCGGTGAACCCGAAGAAGACACCCCTCTTCACCGAGGACGAGCGCCGCCAGCTCATCCGCGAGGCGTGCGACAATGATCCGCGCGTGGAGGTGGACGCCTTCCACGGGCTGCTGGTGGACTACGTGAAGCGCCGCAACGTGGGCGTGGTCATCCGCGGCCTGCGGGCGGTGTCCGACTTCGAATACGAGTTCCAGCTCGCCAACATGAACCGGAAGCTGGCGCCCGACATCGAGACTGTCTTCATGATGACGGGCGAGGACTACTTCTACATCTCCTCCCAGCTCGTCCGGGAGGTGGCCTCCTTCGGCGGTGACGTGACGGGGCTGGTGCCCGCCAACGTGAACGAGAAGCTGAAGGCGAAGTTCGGCGGGCGGACGTAG
- the typA gene encoding translational GTPase TypA, with product MIPRENIRNIAIVAHVDHGKTTLVDHLLRQAGTFRSNEHVAERVMDSNDLEREKGITILAKNTAVSYKGMQINIIDTPGHADFGGEVERGLRLVDGVVLLVDAAEGPLPQTRFVLTKALAMGLKTVLVINKIDRQDARAPEVLDQVYSLYIDLGADDKQLEMPVLYTVARQGQASTKLEEPGKTLEPLFDAIIRHIPPPPASEEKTPQLLVANLDYDDYVGRLAVGRVQAGRLTPNMPVSVVREGGKVQPGKIVKLYGFSGLKRVEIADAGPGEIVSIAGIEEVSIGDTIGDPEKPVALPRITVDEPTMMMIFKVNDGPLAGKEGKFVTSRNLRERLYRESYRNVSVRVEDTETPDAFRVVGRGELALAVIIENMRREGYELTASNPEPITKTIDGVMHEPMELLFCDVPENSVGAVTERLGPRKGRMKDMGSLGSGRTRLQFRIPARGLIGFRSEFLTITRGEGIMSSQFDGYEPWFGYIPKRQNGAMVSDRLGDTVPYALFSIQERGYLFVTAGVTVYEGMIIGEHAHPSELNVNCCREKKLTNIRAAGRDENVILVPPREMGLEKALEWIADDELVEVTPKSIRMRKKALAVGERYRAERDRKREERAAGE from the coding sequence ATGATTCCTCGCGAAAACATCCGTAACATCGCCATCGTCGCTCACGTTGACCATGGCAAGACCACGCTCGTCGATCACCTGCTGCGGCAGGCGGGCACCTTCCGTAGCAACGAGCACGTCGCCGAGCGGGTGATGGACTCGAACGACCTCGAGCGCGAGAAGGGCATCACCATTCTCGCGAAGAACACCGCGGTCAGCTACAAGGGCATGCAGATCAACATCATCGACACCCCGGGTCACGCCGACTTCGGTGGTGAGGTGGAGCGCGGTCTGCGCCTCGTCGATGGCGTCGTGCTGCTGGTGGACGCCGCCGAAGGTCCCCTGCCCCAGACGCGCTTCGTGCTCACCAAGGCGCTCGCCATGGGCCTGAAGACGGTGCTGGTCATCAACAAGATCGACCGCCAGGACGCCCGCGCGCCGGAAGTGCTCGATCAGGTCTACTCGCTCTATATCGACCTGGGCGCGGACGACAAGCAGCTGGAGATGCCCGTCCTCTACACCGTGGCGCGCCAGGGTCAGGCCTCCACGAAGCTGGAAGAGCCGGGCAAGACGCTGGAGCCGCTGTTCGACGCCATCATCCGCCACATCCCGCCTCCGCCCGCCTCGGAGGAGAAGACCCCGCAGCTGCTCGTGGCCAACCTGGACTACGACGACTATGTGGGCCGTCTCGCCGTGGGCCGCGTGCAGGCAGGTCGGCTGACCCCCAACATGCCCGTCTCAGTCGTGCGCGAGGGGGGCAAGGTCCAGCCTGGCAAAATCGTCAAGCTGTACGGCTTCTCCGGCCTGAAGCGCGTCGAGATTGCCGACGCGGGCCCGGGTGAAATCGTCTCCATCGCCGGCATCGAAGAGGTGTCCATCGGCGACACCATTGGCGACCCCGAGAAGCCGGTGGCCCTGCCCCGCATCACCGTGGATGAGCCCACGATGATGATGATCTTCAAGGTGAACGACGGGCCGCTCGCGGGCAAGGAGGGCAAGTTCGTCACCTCCCGCAACCTGCGTGAGCGCCTCTACCGCGAGTCCTACCGTAACGTGTCCGTCCGCGTGGAGGACACCGAGACGCCTGACGCGTTCCGCGTGGTGGGCCGTGGCGAACTCGCCCTGGCCGTCATCATCGAGAACATGCGCCGCGAGGGCTACGAGCTGACCGCCTCCAACCCGGAGCCGATCACCAAGACCATCGACGGGGTGATGCACGAGCCGATGGAGCTGCTGTTCTGCGACGTGCCCGAGAACAGCGTGGGCGCGGTGACGGAGCGCCTGGGGCCCCGCAAGGGCCGCATGAAGGACATGGGGTCCCTGGGCTCGGGCCGCACCCGCCTCCAGTTCCGCATCCCCGCCCGCGGCCTCATCGGCTTCCGCTCGGAGTTCCTCACGATTACGCGCGGTGAGGGCATCATGAGCAGCCAGTTCGACGGCTACGAGCCGTGGTTCGGCTACATCCCGAAGCGGCAGAACGGCGCCATGGTCTCCGACCGCCTGGGCGACACCGTGCCCTACGCGCTGTTCAGCATCCAGGAGCGCGGGTACCTCTTCGTGACTGCCGGCGTCACCGTGTACGAGGGGATGATCATCGGCGAGCACGCCCACCCCTCCGAGCTGAACGTCAACTGCTGCCGCGAGAAGAAGCTCACCAACATCCGCGCCGCCGGCCGCGACGAGAACGTCATCCTCGTCCCGCCGCGCGAGATGGGGCTGGAGAAGGCCCTGGAGTGGATCGCCGACGACGAGCTGGTCGAGGTGACGCCCAAGTCCATTCGCATGCGCAAGAAGGCGCTGGCCGTGGGCGAGCGCTACCGCGCCGAGCGCGACCGCAAGCGCGAGGAGCGCGCCGCGGGCGAGTAG
- the rsmD gene encoding 16S rRNA (guanine(966)-N(2))-methyltransferase RsmD translates to MRIVAGSAKGRALAGPKPTSMHIRPTADRVRETIFNMLGQFLDGQGVLDLYAGTGALGLEALSRGAGRAVLVDQDREAQALCRENTDHLGFTAQVELLAQPVSRALEALKRRSERFDIIFADPPYAARVVETVLDGVVGAGLLAPSGMVVVEHDKREAAPDAHAGLTREDQRRFGDTLVSFYRAP, encoded by the coding sequence ATGCGAATCGTGGCAGGGAGTGCGAAGGGCCGCGCGCTGGCGGGCCCCAAGCCGACGTCGATGCACATCCGCCCCACGGCGGACCGGGTCCGGGAGACCATCTTCAACATGCTGGGCCAGTTCCTGGACGGCCAGGGCGTGCTGGACCTCTACGCCGGCACCGGGGCGCTGGGGCTGGAGGCCCTGTCGCGTGGTGCCGGGCGGGCGGTGCTGGTGGACCAGGACCGCGAGGCCCAGGCCCTCTGCCGGGAGAACACGGACCACCTGGGCTTCACCGCGCAGGTGGAGCTGCTCGCGCAGCCGGTGTCCCGGGCGCTGGAGGCCCTGAAGCGGCGGAGCGAGCGCTTCGACATCATCTTCGCGGACCCGCCCTACGCCGCGCGCGTGGTGGAGACGGTGCTGGACGGGGTGGTGGGGGCAGGGCTCCTGGCGCCGTCCGGCATGGTGGTGGTGGAGCACGACAAGCGGGAAGCCGCCCCGGACGCCCACGCCGGGCTCACCCGGGAAGACCAGCGCCGCTTCGGGGATACCCTGGTCAGCTTCTACCGGGCCCCCTGA
- a CDS encoding isopenicillin N synthase family oxygenase, which yields MTDLQTFCLPDSVSGQPQDIELANRMIRAWRSDGIFQVAMNPTLEGTTERAFESSRRFFRLPLETRSCCVSDLTYSGYIRSGEEVTAGEADYSEIFTVTQDVSLQDSRVRAQWPCHGPAPWPDADYRQGMTAFTDALGSVGERLLKLTALGLGLDLDALTRLTRDGWHHMRVLRFPAQSSKSARGIGAHTDYGLLVIAAQDDVGGLLVRPPVEGEPRNRNWLATESSAGMYENEEPWTYVKPVPKVLTVFPGDILQFITNGYLLSTPHQVRLNTRERYSMAYFHEPAFDACVRPLMGPPSEEFIHYGTHFTNMFMRCYPDRVTTRRILDEDRLSILAGLREASVEASAPVPVRRRAVA from the coding sequence ATGACTGACTTGCAGACGTTCTGCCTGCCCGACTCCGTGTCCGGGCAGCCGCAGGATATTGAATTGGCGAACCGGATGATTCGCGCGTGGCGGAGCGACGGCATCTTCCAGGTCGCGATGAACCCCACGCTGGAAGGGACGACCGAGCGCGCGTTCGAGTCGAGCCGACGGTTCTTCCGTCTGCCATTGGAGACCAGGTCGTGCTGCGTGAGTGATTTGACCTATAGCGGCTACATCAGGTCCGGCGAGGAGGTCACCGCCGGTGAGGCCGACTACTCGGAGATCTTCACCGTCACCCAGGACGTGTCCTTGCAGGACTCACGGGTGCGGGCGCAGTGGCCCTGCCATGGCCCGGCGCCGTGGCCGGACGCGGACTACCGCCAGGGCATGACAGCCTTCACCGACGCGCTGGGCTCCGTCGGCGAGCGACTGTTGAAGCTGACGGCGCTGGGGCTTGGGCTGGACTTGGACGCACTGACGCGTCTGACGCGGGACGGCTGGCACCACATGCGCGTGCTGCGCTTCCCGGCGCAGTCCTCGAAGTCGGCGCGAGGCATTGGCGCCCATACGGACTACGGGCTGCTGGTCATCGCCGCCCAGGACGACGTGGGCGGCCTGCTGGTGCGTCCGCCGGTGGAGGGCGAGCCGCGGAACCGCAACTGGCTGGCCACCGAGAGCTCCGCGGGCATGTATGAGAATGAGGAGCCGTGGACCTATGTGAAGCCGGTGCCGAAGGTGCTCACCGTATTCCCCGGTGACATCCTGCAATTCATTACGAATGGCTATCTGCTGTCCACGCCGCACCAGGTCCGGCTCAACACGCGGGAGCGCTACTCGATGGCGTACTTCCACGAGCCCGCCTTCGACGCGTGCGTCCGCCCGCTGATGGGGCCGCCGAGCGAGGAGTTCATCCACTACGGCACGCACTTCACCAACATGTTCATGCGGTGCTACCCGGACCGCGTCACCACGCGGCGCATCCTGGATGAGGACCGCCTGTCCATCCTGGCCGGGCTGAGGGAGGCCTCCGTCGAGGCATCCGCGCCGGTGCCGGTGCGCAGGCGCGCGGTGGCGTAG
- a CDS encoding alpha/beta fold hydrolase, giving the protein MSPEPLYFHQDRLRVPDGAELYYQAFGDGLPGMVLCDGLGCDGFAWKYLSPYLARRHRVLRWHYRGHGRSGIPDDRTRIGMLYTCDDLQRIMDAAGLERAVLFGHSMGVQVALEFHRRYASRVCGLVLLCGSYGNPLDTFHDSTVLKRLFPVIRRVVERFPEQSARIIHAALRTELTVQLAISLEMNRERIARNDLAPYFDHLARMDPVVFVRTLDSLSEHNAWDHLSHVDVPTLVIAGERDRFTPGWISRKMAAQIPGAELMLIPEGTHTAPLEAPGQVEVRVERFLREQLSVRTSASSRPLPLEADSQAPTPGPTEGSAPGS; this is encoded by the coding sequence ATGAGCCCCGAGCCCCTCTACTTCCACCAGGACCGGCTGCGAGTCCCCGACGGCGCGGAGCTGTACTACCAGGCCTTCGGCGATGGCCTGCCGGGCATGGTCCTCTGCGACGGCCTGGGCTGTGACGGCTTCGCGTGGAAGTACCTGTCCCCCTACCTGGCGCGGCGCCACCGCGTGCTGCGCTGGCACTACCGGGGGCATGGCCGCTCCGGCATTCCGGATGACCGCACGCGCATCGGCATGCTGTACACGTGTGATGACCTGCAGCGCATCATGGACGCCGCGGGCCTGGAGCGCGCCGTGCTCTTCGGCCACTCCATGGGCGTGCAGGTGGCGCTGGAGTTCCACCGCCGCTACGCCAGCCGCGTCTGCGGGCTCGTCCTGCTGTGTGGCAGCTACGGCAACCCGCTGGACACCTTCCACGACTCCACCGTCCTCAAGCGCCTCTTCCCCGTCATCCGCCGCGTGGTGGAGCGCTTCCCCGAGCAGTCCGCCCGCATCATCCATGCCGCGCTCCGCACGGAGCTGACAGTGCAATTGGCCATCAGCCTGGAGATGAACCGCGAGCGCATCGCCCGGAACGACCTGGCCCCCTACTTCGACCACCTGGCCCGCATGGACCCCGTGGTCTTCGTGCGCACCCTGGACTCGCTGTCCGAGCACAACGCGTGGGACCACCTGTCCCATGTGGACGTGCCCACGCTCGTCATCGCCGGAGAGCGCGACAGGTTCACCCCCGGGTGGATTTCCCGGAAGATGGCCGCCCAGATTCCGGGCGCGGAGCTGATGCTCATCCCCGAGGGCACCCACACCGCCCCCCTGGAGGCCCCCGGACAGGTGGAGGTGCGCGTGGAGCGCTTCCTCCGCGAGCAACTGAGCGTGCGCACCTCCGCCAGCTCGCGTCCGCTTCCGCTGGAGGCGGATTCCCAGGCCCCGACACCCGGGCCGACAGAGGGCTCCGCGCCTGGCTCCTGA
- the cglE gene encoding adventurous gliding motility protein CglE, whose translation MKKSQLIAALALLSSPALAATPPEGVEFQPRRGFFTETDIGVFFTLGGENAYSNAQTYLQLGLGYDLTEKLSLGAHFGLGSSAQNCFAGYLPGTETCALSDNFTMTFLDATAAYHVRVMDRLFLTPKVVAGYTRLDPAPVDPDAGDPGRAISAPNAGLGFGIEYATGMDHFSVGADLLARYVIGPNITAFSIFPKVKYTF comes from the coding sequence GTGAAGAAGTCCCAGCTGATCGCCGCGCTTGCGCTGCTGTCGTCTCCGGCCCTGGCGGCCACGCCTCCGGAGGGGGTGGAGTTCCAGCCGCGTCGCGGCTTCTTCACCGAGACGGACATCGGTGTGTTCTTCACCCTCGGCGGGGAGAACGCCTATTCGAACGCGCAGACGTACCTGCAGCTCGGGCTGGGGTACGACCTGACGGAGAAGTTGTCGCTGGGGGCGCACTTCGGCCTCGGCTCGTCGGCGCAGAACTGCTTCGCGGGATACCTGCCGGGCACGGAGACGTGCGCGCTGTCCGACAACTTCACCATGACGTTCCTGGACGCCACGGCGGCGTACCACGTGCGGGTGATGGACCGGCTGTTCCTGACGCCCAAGGTGGTGGCGGGCTACACGCGGTTGGACCCGGCGCCGGTGGACCCCGACGCGGGCGACCCGGGCCGCGCCATCAGCGCGCCGAACGCAGGCCTCGGCTTCGGCATCGAGTACGCCACGGGCATGGACCACTTCTCCGTGGGCGCGGACCTGCTGGCCCGCTACGTGATTGGCCCCAACATCACCGCCTTCTCCATCTTCCCGAAGGTGAAGTACACGTTCTGA
- a CDS encoding TonB family protein, with protein MAAAKNNGLTLRITGPDGSTVEAVSEAESIIVGSGAQAAVKIQDPRVSNLHVMLKVDKDGSVTAIDLGSESGTEVRGQRLVLPTALKPGDVLMVGGTRVEVLFGAPEPLRHVPAGAKVTGPVFQGSVTTQRAPVVVTVPEVVTPPSAQHPPRMVSAPMSGNRMEVSASGMSVRTERPVASMAPPVAPPVTNKVGPSAPARTATPPATAPVKLSKPAHLQEPLPPEAMPAPEAKVLQVAMLWGDQLLEVQHFKDGVPVTIGEGKKNFFNVFSPSVGQRHVLAVSHADKLEVRAPAGAGLIVTNRGDVRSKDALRSAGALTGAVSQDKEQVLTLGLHDRVEVSLGTVSFVARYVRPSPAIAANSLAEADFTFFKITSICLLAGLAVILAMVLTPRAEQPESADIFSDQQRVAKFLITPEKKLEQKKLQLTGVEEGAKAKDEEGKFGKEEAKQAEAAPSKPGTPVVDRNKKEKDRQVVGKVGLLGAFKGLKGGASDVFGPGGFGTGLNNALGGLKGGAAMGDAQGVGGLGSRGTGTGGGGTALGIGGLGTQGTGRGAGGSGGIDLGGRGKSITKVIPGKTTVVGGLDKDVIAKVIRRHQGEIKYCYESELNKDPSLAGKVAVAFTIDPTGAVSDANVSETTLNNSKAEQCMLSRIRRWKFPEPKGGGVVSVTYPWLFSPAGGEGGEG; from the coding sequence ATGGCGGCGGCGAAGAACAACGGCTTGACGCTTCGAATCACCGGGCCTGATGGCTCCACGGTTGAGGCCGTGTCCGAAGCGGAGAGCATCATTGTGGGGTCGGGCGCCCAAGCGGCGGTGAAGATTCAGGACCCGAGGGTTTCGAACCTCCACGTGATGCTCAAGGTGGACAAGGATGGCTCAGTCACGGCCATCGATCTCGGCAGCGAGAGCGGCACGGAGGTGAGGGGCCAGCGGCTGGTCCTCCCCACGGCGCTCAAGCCCGGGGATGTCCTGATGGTGGGTGGCACACGGGTGGAGGTGCTCTTCGGAGCTCCCGAGCCCCTCCGTCACGTGCCCGCGGGCGCGAAAGTCACGGGGCCTGTCTTCCAGGGCTCGGTGACGACGCAGCGGGCACCCGTGGTGGTGACGGTGCCGGAGGTGGTGACACCACCCTCGGCACAGCACCCGCCACGCATGGTGTCGGCACCCATGTCCGGCAATCGCATGGAGGTGTCGGCGTCCGGCATGTCCGTGCGCACGGAGCGTCCGGTGGCATCGATGGCGCCCCCCGTGGCGCCTCCGGTGACGAACAAGGTCGGGCCCTCGGCCCCGGCCCGGACGGCGACTCCGCCGGCCACGGCGCCGGTCAAGCTGTCGAAGCCGGCGCACCTCCAGGAGCCCCTGCCCCCGGAGGCCATGCCGGCCCCCGAGGCGAAGGTGCTCCAGGTGGCGATGCTCTGGGGCGACCAGCTGCTGGAGGTCCAGCACTTCAAGGACGGCGTCCCCGTCACCATCGGCGAGGGGAAGAAGAACTTCTTCAACGTCTTCTCGCCGTCGGTGGGGCAGCGTCACGTGCTGGCGGTGAGCCACGCCGACAAGCTGGAGGTGCGTGCTCCGGCGGGTGCGGGCCTCATCGTCACCAACCGCGGGGACGTGCGCTCCAAGGACGCGCTCCGCTCGGCGGGCGCGCTCACCGGCGCGGTGTCGCAGGACAAGGAGCAGGTCCTCACGCTGGGCCTGCATGACCGGGTCGAGGTGTCACTCGGCACGGTGTCCTTCGTGGCGCGCTACGTGCGGCCGTCGCCTGCGATTGCGGCGAACTCGCTGGCCGAGGCGGACTTCACCTTCTTCAAGATCACCAGCATCTGCCTCCTGGCGGGCCTGGCGGTCATCCTGGCAATGGTGCTGACGCCTCGCGCTGAGCAGCCCGAGTCGGCGGACATCTTCTCGGACCAGCAGCGCGTCGCGAAGTTCCTCATCACCCCCGAGAAGAAGCTGGAGCAGAAGAAGCTCCAGCTGACGGGAGTGGAGGAGGGCGCCAAGGCGAAGGACGAGGAGGGCAAGTTCGGCAAGGAGGAGGCGAAGCAGGCGGAGGCGGCGCCTTCCAAGCCGGGCACCCCGGTGGTGGACAGGAACAAGAAGGAGAAGGACCGCCAGGTGGTTGGCAAGGTCGGCCTGCTGGGCGCGTTCAAGGGGCTGAAGGGCGGAGCCTCGGACGTGTTCGGCCCCGGCGGCTTCGGCACCGGCCTGAACAACGCGCTGGGCGGCCTCAAGGGCGGCGCGGCCATGGGTGACGCTCAGGGTGTGGGCGGACTGGGCTCGCGCGGCACGGGCACCGGCGGTGGCGGCACGGCGCTGGGCATCGGTGGCCTGGGCACGCAGGGCACGGGGCGCGGCGCGGGTGGCTCGGGTGGCATCGACCTGGGCGGCCGCGGCAAGTCCATCACCAAGGTCATTCCCGGCAAGACGACGGTGGTTGGCGGCCTCGACAAGGACGTCATCGCCAAGGTCATCCGGCGCCACCAGGGGGAGATCAAGTACTGCTACGAGTCCGAGCTGAACAAGGACCCGAGCCTCGCCGGCAAGGTGGCCGTGGCCTTCACCATCGACCCGACGGGCGCGGTGTCGGACGCCAACGTCTCCGAGACGACGCTGAACAACTCCAAGGCGGAGCAGTGCATGCTGTCCCGCATCCGCCGCTGGAAGTTCCCGGAGCCCAAGGGAGGCGGCGTGGTGTCCGTCACCTACCCGTGGCTCTTCTCGCCGGCCGGTGGTGAGGGCGGCGAGGGGTAG